The DNA window GTCCTGATCTTTGCCGGTCAGCACTTCGAAAAGCCTCGCGTACAAACGGCTCCTGGTCTGTTCCGGCAGGCCGTCAAAACCCCTGGAGTAGATCAAATAGCTCAGCGGATACTTGAACGTCCTGCGTGTCAGATCGAAATCCCGGAGTGAACGCCCTCGGCTGTCTCGCGGTCCGCGAGCGGTGAAATCGCGGGCGAACGTGGAGGTACCTTCGATCGGTGCAGCCAGTGGTGCCTCGTCGCAGAAAAGCAGGTACCTCAGCAGAGTCTCCGCCGAGCTGTTGATTCGCCGGTGCGTGCTGTCGGACATCTCGTCCAGAGGTTGTCCCAACGCCTCGTTCATGATGCGCGCATCCCGCAGTGCGAACTTGCACGCGTAGTTCGCCTTGGTCATCAGGTTGTGGGCCTCGGCCTGATGGGCAAGTACCGTCATCGCGACGATGTCACTGTGCGGCGTCAGGTATGCCGACGTATCGAAAAACTTGCTCAGATCGGTGACATTCGTTCCGGCTTTTGGATCGACGGGCTCTGCATCGTCGCGGCTTTTGCCGACGAGGTTGCCCATATGCTTCTGCACGTCGAACGCGCCGTGCCGCCCGCTAATGTACCAGCCGCCGTACCGCTCCGAGAATGGACTTTCGTGCGTGGTCACCTTGGTCCCCTCGCTGAGGATCGGCTGTCCGCGAGGGTCGGGGTAGACCGACCGAATCATCAACCCCGGGACGTCGTGGGTCATCGTGCTGGCGTGACACTGGAGGCAGTTCTCTGTCTGCCGTACGAACCTGGGCTTTCCCCTTGCAAACTGATCCAGTGTATAGAACACAGTCCCGATGGCGGGATCGGTCGTGGCTACTTCCAGGACATCCCCGCCCTGCACATAGCCGATGTAGGTGTCGTCATCGAAGTAGAGCGCGCGAGGCGTGGAGGGGTGAATCCCTTCCCGCTGAAAACTCGTCTTTGAAAAGACCAGGGTCTGCGACGATTCCAGAATTCCCAGTTCCGCCAGCACGGACCGGAGATATCCCTGGTCGCCGCGCGGTCGAAGCTCGACCGACCCTGCGAGTATGCGCTTCTGGAGCTGAGCGACGGGGTCGGATACGGCAGCGTTGGAGTAGTTGATCGGTTTCTGGTTGTACTCGTACTGAGATCGAGCAGTCGCTGCGAACGACAAGCAGATCAAGACAGAAAGACCGATGATGGGTCTGCGGCGATACATCGTCGTCGTTCGCATGAGTGCAGGACGAGCCATGCGCGGCTTCAGTTCAATAAATGTACCTAAGTGTCCAGAATTGCGTTGATGACCGTCCAGGCAAATCTGGTGTGCGCCATGCAGGCGCAAACGCCAGCGCCGTCTACTTCTTGGCTACTTCGGTCAGTTTCGCGGTGAACGATGGCGTCGCTTCGGCGAACTCGATGTCGCACAGCGGGCGGCTGCGGGTGGGTTCGGCGAGGAGCTCGGCGAGGGTGGAATCCTTGAACGCCTGTTCGACCATGTCGAGGGCGGCGTCCATGCGTTTGTGAAGCGGACAAAGGTTCACACCGTGCGACTTAAGACCCAGCGGACACGTATGAATCCGCTGAACCGGGTCGATCGCATTGACAATATCGAAGATGGTGATGTCCGCGGCCGCCCGCCCCAGAACCGAACCGCCGTGCAGACCGCGCTGCGAATGTACCAACCCTGCGCGTCCGAGTGTCTGGATCACCTTGGCAAGGTAGCCTTCCGGCACCTTGGTGGCGACGGCGATCTGGCGCGTGGTCACCGGCCCTTCCTGAACAGCCAGGTGAGTCATGACCCGAAGCGCGTACTCGACAGTCTGCGAAAACATCGGCCTCCGTTGAGCGGTGCGTCAACTGTAGCCGAAGCGATGATGCGCAGAAAGCGGCCCGCCGGGCCCCATCGCGCGTTCAAGGCTTGACACCAAACATCAGTTGCCCGGCGGACACGAACCTGCCTTCGCGACAGAAAACCTCCGTCACGACGCCATCAATTGGCGACGGCACCGGAATCTCGGTTTTCATCGATTCCAGGATCGCCAGCTTCTGCCCGGCGGTGACGCGGTCGCCAACCTTTGCCTCGACCTTCCAGACATTGCCGGGCACATCGGCAAAGACCGGCTCGCTCCCGGACGCGACCGCGACATCAGTGCCGCCGACGGCGTCGTCGGGTGGTTCGCTCGAGAAGTTGGCAAGACCCAGTTCGTCCCAGCGACGCCGCTCGGCGTCGAACGCCGCCTGTTGGGTGGACTTGAACGCGCCGATCGAATCGCGGTTGTCAGTGAGGAACTGGTTGTAGTCGCGCAGGCGAAAGGTCTGGTGTTCGATCTTTAACTTGTACCGGCCGGCGGGAAAGTCCTCGCGTATCTTCAGTAGCTCCTGGGCTGTAACCGGATAGAACCGGATCTGGTCGAAGAACCGCAGCAACCAGGGCTTGCCGTCGACAAAGTCGGTTGTTTGGCGATAGGGATTCCACATCTGGCACGTTCGCCCGACGAACTGGTAACCTCCGGGCCCTTCCATGCCGTACACACAAAGGTACGCCCCGCCGATGCCGACGGAGTTCTCGGCGGTCCAGGTCCGGGCCGGGTTGTACTTGGTGGTAACCAGCCGGTGCCGCGGATCAACCGGTGTCGCGACCGGTGCCCCGAGGTAAACATCGCCCAGGCCGAGCACCATGTAGCTGGCGTCGAACACGATCTTCTTCACGTCGTCAATCGATCCCAGGCCGTTGATTCGACGGATGAACTCAAGGTTGCTCGGGCACCAGGGTGCGTCCTTGCGGACCACCTGCATGTACTTCTCAATCGCCAGCTGGCACGCCGGGTCGTCCCACGACAGCGGCAGATGAACGATGCGTGTCGGGACCTCGGTGTGCTCGATATCGGGCAACGCGGCTTCGGCAGCGAGAAGCGCATCCATCAGCCTGAACAGGCGCAGTTCCCGGCTGTCAAAGTGAATGTGCAGCGAACGGATGCCCGGTGTCAGGTTGATGATGCCTGGAAGCGGATGGGCTTGCATGTGCGTCATCAGCGCATGCACCCGGAATCGCAGATTCAGGTCGAGCTGGAGCGGCCCGTACTCCACCAGAAGGCACTTGTCGCCGTCCTGGCGGTAAACCACCGCAGGCCCGTTGGCGGACGCCGGAAGTGAATGGAGCACCGGCGACTCGATCGTATTCCGGACGGCAAAGCCCCCGGAGTAGATGTGCTGCTGCAGTCGCGCCGACGAATGTCGGCGGGCAATATCAACGGCCGGCTCGTTGCGGATGACAGGATTCAGCGAATGAATCTCCTCGTCCTGCATCGCTTCGAGCGTGGTCGCCACGGCCTGTGTGACCCGCTTGAAGCGGATCGTATCGCCGGGCTTGAACTGCCCGAGCTTCCAGAGGTCGGCCTGGATGATCGTTGCCGGGCAAACAAACCCGCCGAGGCTGGGACCGTCGGGGCCCAGGATGATCGGCAGATTCCCGGTGAAGTCGATGGTACCGACGGCGTAGGCGTTGTCGTGGATGTTTGAAGGATGCAGCCCGGCTTCGCCGCCGTCGGCGCGGGCCCACGTTGGGTGCGGGCCGATGAGCCTGACACCCGTGCGATCGGAATGGTGATGCACTTTCCACGCGGTCGAGAAGAGCATCTCGATATCCTCCGGCGTGAAGAAGTCGGGCGCGCCGTGGGGACCGTAGAGAACCGACACCTCCCACGCGCTGGTGTACTGCGGCAGCAATGACGGGTGGGGAACATAGCTCGCCAGCAATGCTTCGCGGCGGGCTTCCTTTTGCGTCACGGACCTGCCGTCATCGGCGACGCGCAGCACGTCACCGGCGCGCAGCGCCCGTCCGCCATGCCCACCGAACTTTCCGAGCGTGAACGTTGCCTTGCTGCCGAGGTAGTCGGGCACATCCAGGCCGCCCGCGAACGCGATGTACGTTCGCGCGCCGGGCCCCTGCACTGCCTTGAAGTCGAGCGTCATGCCGGCCCTGACCTCGACCGGCATCCAGAGCGGCACCGGTACGCCATCGAGCGTACCCCGCATGTCGGCCCCGCAGACGGCAATGATCGTGTCGACGTTGAATCGCAAGGTCGGCCCGGAGACGGTCAGCTCAAGTCCGGCGGCACCTTCGGGATTCGCCAGAAGCACATTCCCAATCCGAAACGCCAGCCCGTCCATCGGACCCGACGGCGGCACGCCGATCGCCCAGTAGCCGAGCCGGCCCGGCGAATCCTGGACTGTCGTTTGCGTGCCGGCCTTGAGCACTTCGATCGCCCAGGGCGCGAATGCTAGCGTGCCGAGAAAGCGGGTGGTGGTTCGTCCCTCAGTGAACGTCGTCGTGTCGAGAATCGTTCTCAGATACTCGAGGTTGCACTCGATTCCCGCGATTCGCGTCGCACCGAGCGCTGATCGCAGCTTCCCTACCGCTTCGGGTCGCGACGGCGCGTGGACCATGATCTTGGCGATTAATGGATCGTAGAACCCGGAGACTTCGCTGCCGGTCACGACCCAGGTGTCGACCCTGGCCTCGGTTGGGAAACGTACATCGGTCAACACGCCCGGCGACGGTTGGAAGTTCTTGCCCGGGTCCTCGGCATACAGCCGCACCTGAATCGCCGAACCGGCGGGCTTTGGCGGCGCGTACAACGCGGCGGGTGGCTCCCCGGCGGCAACGCGAAGCATCCACTCGACAAGGTCTACGCCGGTAACCAACTCGGTCACGCCGTGCTCGACCTGAAGTCGCGTGTTCACCTCGAGGAAATAGAAGCGGCCGGTGTCATCATCAAGGATGAACTCGACGGTGCCCGCTGACCGATAGTTGACCGTTTTCCCGAGCTTGACCGCGGCGGCAAACAGCTGATGTCGGAGCTCATCGCTGACGCCCGGGGCGGGCGTTTCTTCGATGACCTTCTGATTGCGACGCTGCGCCGAACAGTCTCGTTCGCCGAGTGCCGCCACATGACCCTTGCCGTCACCGAAGATCTGCACTTCGATGTGGCGGGCGTTCTCGATGTACTTTTCAAGGTATAGCCCGGCGTGCTTGAAGTTCGCCTTGCCGAGGCGCTGGACGGCAGCGAATGCTTCGGTCAGTTCGCTCTCGGCGCGGCACAGCCGCATGCCGATTCCGCCACCGCCCGCAGTGGCCTTGACCATGACCGGCAGTCCGATTTTCCGGGCGGCAGCAAGCGCAGCCTCCGGCGATTCGAGCAGCCCGGAACCCGGCGCCATGGGCACACCTGCCTTCATCGCGAGCTCTCGCGCCGTATGCTTGAGGCCGAACGCCTTCATCTGATCGGGCGTCGGCCCAACGAACGCAATTCCGGCGTCATCGCACATTGCCGCGAACTCGTGATTCTCCGACAGGAAACCGTAGCCGGGATGAATCGCCTGTGCCCCGGTCGCCATCGCCGCTTCGATGATCAGATTGCCGCGCAGGTAGCTTTCGGCCGCCGGCGCAGGTCCGATCTTGACCGCTTCGTCGGCGAGGATGACATGCTGGGACTGTACGTCCGCATCCGAATAGACCGCGACCGAAGCAACGCCCAGCTTGCGAAGTGTCCGGATGATTCGGCAGGCGATCTCGCCGCGATTGGCAATGAGGACTTTGGTGAACATGGTTATAGGGTCCGCCTTGGCGGACGCGAACGTTCAAGTGGAAGCAAAACTCTTCGAATACCAATCGGCTCGCGACGCCGGGACCTCGCGTCCGCCAGGACGGGACCCTACGAGATCGTCACTCGCACCGGGGTCGGGTTGAAACCGTTGCACGGGTTATTGATCTGCGGGCAGTTGCTGATCACCACCAGCGTGTCCATCTCGGCACGAAGCTCGAGAAACTTTCCGGGCGCGCTGATGCCATCAACGATGCCAAGGGCACCGTCGGCCTCGACCGGCACATTCATGAACCAGTTGATGTTGCTGACCATGTCCCGCTTACCGAGGCCATGCTGGCCCAGCTCGTAGATGAAGTTCTCTACACAAGCGTGCTGATGCTTGGTGTGGTGGCCATAGCGGAGGGTGTTGCTCTCGCAGGAACAGGCACCGCCGGAGGTATCGTGCCGGCCGCAGTTGTCGGCGACGATCGTCATCATGGGATTGCCCTCGTTGCTCATCAGCACCGTCCCGACATTGAGAAAGATGTTCTTCTGCGCGACGACCGTCTCACAAGAACTGTAACGCTCGGCAGGATCGGCCGCGCTGTAAAGTATGCAGTCGACTGCCTGGTTGCCTTCAAGGTCAACGATGCGAAGGGTTTGGCCCTTCTTCAGAACGTGTGACCAGGGTGCTCGGGCGGGGATGGTGAAATCGTAATCGGTAGCCATGGGGACTGCGGTTGACGGTTTCTGCGCTTGGCAGGACGGGTGTTGCCCTGCGGGGAATCCTTCATCCGGCAGGCATTGCCCGCCCTACATGAGGAAATAGTCTTCGACGTTCTCAAATGCCCGAAGATTCTCCGGGGAAGCATTTCGGATGGGGTCATCTGCTGGCGTCTGCTCGCCACGCCATGCAGTCAGGCGAACGGCGGTGCAGGTGTATTGGGGCCTCGGGTCGAGCGCGTGTGGCGTATTGGCGATTGCTACCAACACGTTCATCTCGGCGCGAAGCTCGACATAGTCTCCCGGTTTGCTGCTGCGAGGGTTGAAGGTCAGCGCGCCGTCCGTCTCCACTTTCACGCCTTTGAAGAAATTGATGTTGGCCGGGATGTCCTTCTTCCCGAGACCGTACTTCAGCAGAGCGAGCAGGAAGCGATCGCGGGCGTTGGGGAAAGGGCCGAAGTTGTCGCCAGTTCCGTACTTCTTCGCGTTGCTCCTGACGTTTGAGCAACCGCAGAATGTATCGTGCTGCCCGCAGGTGTCTTCGACGATGCTCAGCAGCACCCGTCCCATGTCTGAAAGGACCAGGCCGCCTTTTCCGACATACGCGTTCCACTGCACTTTGACCGTGTCGGCGACATTGATGCGCTCGATCGGACGATCGGCGTTGAAAACGAGCAGGTTGATGCAGCCGTCGCCATCGAGATTGGTGAGCCGGAGACGGGAACCACGCTTGAGAATACGGGCGGCGTATTCGCCGCCGGCGAGCGTCTCATCCCAGACCACGTCGCCGGCCGATACGCCAGCCGGGAGATCGGTCGCCGCCGATGCCGGAATCGTCGGCATCGCCCGCACCTTCGTGCCGGCCTGTGCGCGGGCGTGTTCGCGCGCCTTGTAGGGATCGGAGAGTTGGCTTTGCATGGTTCTGCGTTGAAGTGAAGGCTTTGCGGCCTGCACTAATTACCGGAGCAAGGTGGCGATGCAGGCCGGGAGGCCGGCCCACAATCATAAGACATCGTCGGTCGCCAGCGTCATTCGAATGAGCGGCAGTTTCTCTTCTCTGTGTTCTCCCGGCGGGTGAATGAGCTCGCTGATTCTTGCCCGGGTCGCGAGGAATCGAGGATCCATAAACTGCTGCGGCGACCGGGGCCGGGGGACAGGGACCTCAATGATCTCATTCACTCGCCCGGGATGCGCCGCCAGCACAATGATGCGGTCCGCCAGGTATACCGCTTCATCCAGGTCATGGGTGATGAACAGGATCGTGACGTCGACATTCTGCCAGATCTGCTGCAGATATCCCTGCATCTGGCTTCGGGTCTGGGCGTCGAGCGCGCCGAACGGTTCGTCCATCAGCAGGATTCGTGGCTGATTCGCCAGCGATCGCGCAATCGCGACACGTTGCCGCATCCCGCCGGAAAGCTGATGCGGATAATGGTCGGCGAACTTCTCGAGGCCCACCATCTGAATCCACTGCATCGCATCCTGCTCGGCACGCGTGGGCCCGAGCCCTTTACTGATGGGGCCGAACATGACGTTCTTCTTCACGGTCAGCCACGGGAACAGGGTGTAACCCTGAAAGACCATTCCGCGGTCGGGTCCGGGGCCGCTCACCGGCTTACCGTCGAGCAGGATCTGCCCGCTGGTCGGATGGTCGAGTCCCGCGAGGATTCGGATGAGCGTCGACTTCCCGCAGCCGCTGGGTCCGATGACGGTGATGAACTCCCGTCGATGAACGTTAAAGTTGATGTCGCGGAGGGCGTCCACTGGGCCGCGCGCCGATTCAAATTGTCGCGACACCGATCGTGCTTCCAGGACCACCGGCCGGGCGTAGATGCGTTCAAATCGTTCGGCAACCGCAGGCTCTTTCTCCTTGTAGCTGGGCAGGTCAAGCTGTTGCAGCATCGGCCCTCCGTGTCGGCTTTTCCGGGTCTTCAGGCTTCGGGTCGGCCGCTGACTCTAGAGATGCCGCGAGATCGGCTATCGTCGGTACGGTCATCGCTTCGGGAATCGACGCACCGGCTCCTGCCGGAACGGAGCCTTCAAATCCCCGGCGGTGCGGCACAAATCCTCTCAGCAGCAGCCAAATTTCGCTCCACATCCCGACCGCCGGCTTCGCCTGCCAGGGGAACAATTTGGCACCGATCATCGTGAGCAGTTTGTCGGTGATCAGACCAAGCATGCCGATCATCACGATACCGGCAAAGACATTGTCGTACTTGAAGTATTTGCCCTGGCGATCAATGAAGTAGCTAATGCCCGACAGTGCGCCGATCAGTTCGGCAATGGTGAGCAGCGTCCATGCGGCACCAAGCAGGATACGCAGGTCGTTGTAAAGGTTCGGCAGAATGCCTGGCACAATCACGCCGGTCAGCAACCTCTTTCTGCTTGCGCCGAGCGTCATCGCGGCTTCCAGCAATGCCGTATCGAGTTGCCGCGTGGTGTTGGCAATCACGCGGATCATGCAGAAGACCGTGCCGATGAAGATGATCGCGAGTTTCGCCGGGTCGTATAGACCTAGCACCGCCACGGCGAGCGCCCCGAAGACCGGCGGCGGCATGTAGCGGACAAAATCGACGACGGGCTCGACCAGCCTCGATACGCTGCCGAACGTACCACAGAGAATCCCGATGGGGACGCCGACGATCGCCGACAGACCGAACCCGATCATGATGATCCGCAGACTGTGCAGCAGGCTCTCGTGGAGCCAAGGGTCCTCCTTTCGCAGCGGCGGCGTTGTAAACGCCGAGTAGAACGCCTGTGCCACCTTGTGCGGCGGTGGCAGGTAGACTGGGTTCTCGCCAACGCCGGTCATCTGTTGCCTGCCCTCGGCCTTCAACCTGGCGTTCGCGGCTTCAAAGTCCGTTCGGGGTACGGGTACGCCGGACTGAAAAAAACTCTCGCCCGGGTCGGCGACGCGAACGATCGGCTGCCAGACACCGGGTACGTAGCTCACCAAGCACCAGAGCCCCAGCGGCAACAGGAACGACAGCGCCTTAAGGAGCAGGCTGTGCCCCGGCGAAGGATCATGGCGAATGGCGAAGAATGAGGGCATCAGGATGTCTGCAGGCGCGAGATACGAAGGCACGCAGGTGTTGCGAACGACCTGCGTGCCTCCGCGCTCCTCCGCTTACTTCTTCAAAGCCTTCACGAAGCGAGGCTCGATGTACGAGCCGACGTCGGCGGCCGTCTTGTAGACGCCCTTCTCGACGTTGAACTTGTTGACCAACTCGCCTGAGCCGTAGATCGAGGTCAACGCGTCGCTCTTCTCGAACGCCTTGAGATTGCCCTCAAGATCCAGGAAGAACGTGCCTTCCATCAGGGGCGCATATTCCGCGGTCGAAAGGCCTACACGGGCGGCCATGATCTTGATCGCTTCGTCCTTCGTGACCGGGTTCTTGATGAACTCGACAACCTTCATCCAGACCTTGGCGACCTTCTGCCAGTCTTCGGCGCGGGCACCGACGCTCTCCTTGCTCGCGTACAGGCCGTCGTAGATCAGGCCCGGCACGTCCTTGCTGGAGAAGATCGACTTGGACCCGGCGACCTGCTTCAACGCCGCGCCGCTGTTGGGCTGCCACGCGGCGA is part of the Humisphaera borealis genome and encodes:
- a CDS encoding RrF2 family transcriptional regulator; the protein is MFSQTVEYALRVMTHLAVQEGPVTTRQIAVATKVPEGYLAKVIQTLGRAGLVHSQRGLHGGSVLGRAAADITIFDIVNAIDPVQRIHTCPLGLKSHGVNLCPLHKRMDAALDMVEQAFKDSTLAELLAEPTRSRPLCDIEFAEATPSFTAKLTEVAKK
- the uca gene encoding urea carboxylase is translated as MFTKVLIANRGEIACRIIRTLRKLGVASVAVYSDADVQSQHVILADEAVKIGPAPAAESYLRGNLIIEAAMATGAQAIHPGYGFLSENHEFAAMCDDAGIAFVGPTPDQMKAFGLKHTARELAMKAGVPMAPGSGLLESPEAALAAARKIGLPVMVKATAGGGGIGMRLCRAESELTEAFAAVQRLGKANFKHAGLYLEKYIENARHIEVQIFGDGKGHVAALGERDCSAQRRNQKVIEETPAPGVSDELRHQLFAAAVKLGKTVNYRSAGTVEFILDDDTGRFYFLEVNTRLQVEHGVTELVTGVDLVEWMLRVAAGEPPAALYAPPKPAGSAIQVRLYAEDPGKNFQPSPGVLTDVRFPTEARVDTWVVTGSEVSGFYDPLIAKIMVHAPSRPEAVGKLRSALGATRIAGIECNLEYLRTILDTTTFTEGRTTTRFLGTLAFAPWAIEVLKAGTQTTVQDSPGRLGYWAIGVPPSGPMDGLAFRIGNVLLANPEGAAGLELTVSGPTLRFNVDTIIAVCGADMRGTLDGVPVPLWMPVEVRAGMTLDFKAVQGPGARTYIAFAGGLDVPDYLGSKATFTLGKFGGHGGRALRAGDVLRVADDGRSVTQKEARREALLASYVPHPSLLPQYTSAWEVSVLYGPHGAPDFFTPEDIEMLFSTAWKVHHHSDRTGVRLIGPHPTWARADGGEAGLHPSNIHDNAYAVGTIDFTGNLPIILGPDGPSLGGFVCPATIIQADLWKLGQFKPGDTIRFKRVTQAVATTLEAMQDEEIHSLNPVIRNEPAVDIARRHSSARLQQHIYSGGFAVRNTIESPVLHSLPASANGPAVVYRQDGDKCLLVEYGPLQLDLNLRFRVHALMTHMQAHPLPGIINLTPGIRSLHIHFDSRELRLFRLMDALLAAEAALPDIEHTEVPTRIVHLPLSWDDPACQLAIEKYMQVVRKDAPWCPSNLEFIRRINGLGSIDDVKKIVFDASYMVLGLGDVYLGAPVATPVDPRHRLVTTKYNPARTWTAENSVGIGGAYLCVYGMEGPGGYQFVGRTCQMWNPYRQTTDFVDGKPWLLRFFDQIRFYPVTAQELLKIREDFPAGRYKLKIEHQTFRLRDYNQFLTDNRDSIGAFKSTQQAAFDAERRRWDELGLANFSSEPPDDAVGGTDVAVASGSEPVFADVPGNVWKVEAKVGDRVTAGQKLAILESMKTEIPVPSPIDGVVTEVFCREGRFVSAGQLMFGVKP
- a CDS encoding urea amidolyase associated protein UAAP2, which produces MATDYDFTIPARAPWSHVLKKGQTLRIVDLEGNQAVDCILYSAADPAERYSSCETVVAQKNIFLNVGTVLMSNEGNPMMTIVADNCGRHDTSGGACSCESNTLRYGHHTKHQHACVENFIYELGQHGLGKRDMVSNINWFMNVPVEADGALGIVDGISAPGKFLELRAEMDTLVVISNCPQINNPCNGFNPTPVRVTIS
- a CDS encoding urea amidolyase associated protein UAAP1, with translation MQSQLSDPYKAREHARAQAGTKVRAMPTIPASAATDLPAGVSAGDVVWDETLAGGEYAARILKRGSRLRLTNLDGDGCINLLVFNADRPIERINVADTVKVQWNAYVGKGGLVLSDMGRVLLSIVEDTCGQHDTFCGCSNVRSNAKKYGTGDNFGPFPNARDRFLLALLKYGLGKKDIPANINFFKGVKVETDGALTFNPRSSKPGDYVELRAEMNVLVAIANTPHALDPRPQYTCTAVRLTAWRGEQTPADDPIRNASPENLRAFENVEDYFLM
- a CDS encoding ABC transporter ATP-binding protein; this translates as MLQQLDLPSYKEKEPAVAERFERIYARPVVLEARSVSRQFESARGPVDALRDINFNVHRREFITVIGPSGCGKSTLIRILAGLDHPTSGQILLDGKPVSGPGPDRGMVFQGYTLFPWLTVKKNVMFGPISKGLGPTRAEQDAMQWIQMVGLEKFADHYPHQLSGGMRQRVAIARSLANQPRILLMDEPFGALDAQTRSQMQGYLQQIWQNVDVTILFITHDLDEAVYLADRIIVLAAHPGRVNEIIEVPVPRPRSPQQFMDPRFLATRARISELIHPPGEHREEKLPLIRMTLATDDVL
- a CDS encoding ABC transporter permease yields the protein MPSFFAIRHDPSPGHSLLLKALSFLLPLGLWCLVSYVPGVWQPIVRVADPGESFFQSGVPVPRTDFEAANARLKAEGRQQMTGVGENPVYLPPPHKVAQAFYSAFTTPPLRKEDPWLHESLLHSLRIIMIGFGLSAIVGVPIGILCGTFGSVSRLVEPVVDFVRYMPPPVFGALAVAVLGLYDPAKLAIIFIGTVFCMIRVIANTTRQLDTALLEAAMTLGASRKRLLTGVIVPGILPNLYNDLRILLGAAWTLLTIAELIGALSGISYFIDRQGKYFKYDNVFAGIVMIGMLGLITDKLLTMIGAKLFPWQAKPAVGMWSEIWLLLRGFVPHRRGFEGSVPAGAGASIPEAMTVPTIADLAASLESAADPKPEDPEKPTRRADAATA